The proteins below come from a single Spirochaetia bacterium 38H-sp genomic window:
- a CDS encoding biotin transporter BioY → MTKEQKKIFAVVSIALFAAFTAVGAQIAIPIGPVPIVLTNLFVLLAGLVLGPYLGAASIALYILAGAIGLPVFSGAKGGLAHIAGPTGGYIIGFLLAAFIAGLITGKERNTVRMIIAVIAASLVIYLIGVPWLKFSLGKNWGWALGAGMIPFLIGDAIKATASVLITIGIRPLLKAQNI, encoded by the coding sequence ATGACAAAAGAACAGAAGAAGATTTTTGCTGTTGTAAGCATTGCTCTTTTTGCAGCTTTTACTGCAGTAGGTGCACAGATAGCAATTCCTATAGGACCTGTTCCCATTGTTCTTACCAATCTTTTTGTGCTGCTGGCAGGACTTGTCCTTGGACCTTATTTGGGAGCTGCATCCATTGCACTCTACATACTTGCGGGAGCAATAGGACTTCCTGTTTTTAGCGGAGCAAAGGGCGGTCTAGCTCATATTGCAGGTCCTACAGGAGGATATATAATAGGCTTCTTGCTTGCTGCTTTTATAGCTGGCCTAATAACAGGGAAAGAGAGAAATACGGTAAGAATGATAATCGCTGTTATCGCAGCAAGCCTTGTTATATATCTCATAGGCGTTCCCTGGCTTAAGTTTTCTCTGGGAAAGAATTGGGGCTGGGCTTTGGGAGCTGGAATGATACCCTTTTTAATAGGCGATGCAATAAAGGCTACTGCCAGTGTTCTTATCACTATAGGAATAAGACCTCTGCTTAAGGCTCAGAACATATAA
- a CDS encoding ABC transporter ATP-binding protein, with the protein MITIRGLCHFFPDGTPGLDNIELDITKGEKTLLVGKNGSGKTLLMRHIAGLIEPQKGEILIDGLSPYSDTNARKKVGIVFQDADLQLVRHSVYDEIAFGPENMALPKSEIRDRVERTVSLLGLGHIIQRHPRSLSGGEKRRVSIASVLAMEPEYLFLDEPFANLDWPGILSVLDSIESVHKTGCTIVLISHDVLWIRKFVDTVVLMDKAKVIAKSSFEQIEDLLREHGVLPPKDMIGL; encoded by the coding sequence ATGATTACAATAAGGGGATTATGCCATTTTTTTCCAGATGGCACGCCGGGGCTTGACAATATAGAACTGGACATCACCAAGGGTGAGAAAACTTTGCTCGTAGGCAAAAACGGCTCCGGCAAAACCCTTCTTATGCGGCACATAGCAGGACTTATAGAACCACAAAAGGGAGAAATACTTATAGACGGACTGTCGCCGTACTCGGATACAAATGCCAGAAAAAAAGTGGGCATTGTTTTTCAGGATGCGGACTTACAGCTTGTAAGACACAGCGTATACGATGAGATTGCCTTTGGGCCAGAAAACATGGCACTGCCAAAATCAGAAATAAGGGACAGAGTAGAGAGAACAGTAAGTCTCCTGGGACTGGGACACATCATACAAAGACATCCCAGAAGTCTCTCTGGAGGAGAAAAAAGACGTGTCAGCATAGCCAGCGTGTTGGCAATGGAGCCGGAGTATCTCTTCCTTGACGAACCTTTTGCCAATCTTGACTGGCCCGGAATCCTATCTGTTTTGGATAGCATAGAATCGGTACATAAGACAGGCTGTACCATTGTGCTCATTTCCCATGATGTTTTGTGGATAAGAAAATTTGTAGATACCGTGGTACTTATGGACAAGGCAAAAGTCATTGCAAAATCCTCATTTGAGCAGATTGAAGACCTACTGAGAGAACACGGAGTTCTTCCCCCAAAAGACATGATAGGACTATGA
- a CDS encoding energy-coupling factor transporter transmembrane component T yields the protein MKSLALFNYNTTSKLLAMLDARGKFLIFLWLNLASMFASYTFLALLCASALLIARIEGTKGLLRSMRGIMFLAILVLLARSISYEGKELINLYGIKISREGLFYGIIFAIRLVLMVIWAHLLISSTRINELEAAIASITRHIPIMGKFANHIAGALSLMLSFLPLITSEASSISESLKARHLYPSKHPIRYIVALGSTLLANMLIRIITMTEALYVRFYNFDTMRQLPDKEHLKPALALTLIVIASFLLFIDRTILSPHLSVLLSSLF from the coding sequence ATGAAATCCTTAGCACTCTTTAACTACAACACTACTTCCAAGCTTCTTGCAATGCTGGATGCCAGAGGGAAATTCCTTATATTCCTATGGCTCAATCTAGCAAGCATGTTTGCTTCCTATACATTTCTTGCATTACTTTGTGCCTCCGCATTGTTGATTGCCAGGATAGAAGGCACAAAAGGGCTACTTCGGTCCATGCGCGGGATTATGTTTCTTGCCATCCTAGTACTGCTCGCAAGGAGCATAAGCTATGAAGGAAAAGAACTGATAAACCTATATGGTATAAAAATAAGCAGAGAGGGATTATTCTATGGCATTATTTTTGCCATAAGACTAGTACTTATGGTCATATGGGCTCATCTTCTCATATCTTCCACAAGAATCAACGAGCTGGAAGCAGCAATTGCCAGCATAACACGCCACATCCCCATAATGGGGAAATTTGCCAACCACATTGCAGGAGCCCTAAGCCTAATGCTGTCATTTTTGCCACTAATCACTTCAGAAGCCTCATCTATATCAGAATCGTTAAAAGCAAGACATCTCTATCCATCAAAGCATCCCATACGCTATATAGTCGCGCTAGGCTCCACACTGCTAGCCAACATGCTGATAAGAATTATTACTATGACAGAAGCCCTTTATGTACGCTTTTATAACTTTGACACAATGAGACAGCTGCCAGATAAAGAACACCTCAAACCCGCATTGGCGCTTACACTTATAGTCATTGCAAGCTTTCTGCTATTTATTGACCGCACAATACTAAGCCCTCACTTATCCGTTCTTCTAAGCTCTTTATTCTGA
- a CDS encoding chorismate-binding protein: MKAVFYDYRTDNWIFLSSPLMCFYVYKTTEIEEILREVEDYVQKGYFAAGYVAYEAAKAFDSAMHCHNSYTEMPLAAFCIFSEIHRENLAKPEAGTGVFDVIYDIGRSQYLDAFKRIKDYIQQGDTYQINYTMRLSGKVLGSPYGLFCRIVSDMGRAVPPYCAFFDMKEMAVLSFSPELFFEKHGEVLVCKPMKGTQERSYDTKTDIGFAKKLYLSQKDRAENIMITDMIRNDMGRIADKGTVTVPALFSIQALPYAYQMISTVKCRTSASFYEILKAMFPCASITGAPKIRSMQIIAELENSPRGIYTGSMCLLTPDYIQCNVAIRTMSIIDNQFLYGTGGGIVWDSDPASEYGEALLKASFLEQYRLD; the protein is encoded by the coding sequence GTGAAAGCTGTTTTTTACGATTACAGAACGGATAACTGGATTTTTTTATCATCACCTCTTATGTGCTTTTATGTATACAAAACAACAGAGATAGAAGAGATTCTGCGTGAGGTAGAAGATTATGTCCAGAAAGGCTATTTTGCCGCGGGTTATGTTGCCTATGAGGCTGCCAAGGCTTTTGACTCTGCCATGCACTGTCATAATTCTTATACAGAGATGCCACTAGCTGCTTTTTGTATTTTTTCTGAGATACACAGAGAAAATCTTGCAAAACCTGAAGCAGGTACGGGGGTTTTTGATGTTATATATGATATAGGACGCTCCCAGTATCTGGATGCTTTTAAACGGATAAAAGACTACATACAGCAGGGGGATACCTATCAGATTAACTACACCATGAGACTCAGTGGCAAAGTGCTGGGTAGTCCATACGGACTTTTTTGCAGGATTGTAAGCGATATGGGAAGGGCTGTGCCGCCTTATTGTGCTTTCTTTGATATGAAGGAGATGGCTGTATTGTCTTTTTCTCCTGAGCTTTTTTTTGAAAAGCACGGAGAAGTTCTTGTGTGTAAACCCATGAAGGGTACGCAAGAACGCTCGTATGATACCAAGACGGATATAGGGTTTGCAAAAAAACTGTATCTGTCACAAAAAGACCGAGCAGAAAATATCATGATTACGGATATGATAAGAAACGATATGGGAAGGATTGCGGATAAAGGCACTGTTACAGTTCCTGCTCTTTTTTCTATACAGGCTTTGCCTTATGCATACCAGATGATAAGTACTGTAAAGTGCAGAACAAGCGCTTCTTTCTACGAGATTTTGAAGGCAATGTTTCCATGTGCATCCATAACTGGAGCGCCCAAGATAAGATCGATGCAAATAATAGCAGAGCTAGAAAACAGTCCACGTGGGATATATACTGGTTCTATGTGCCTGCTTACACCGGATTATATACAGTGTAATGTTGCTATAAGGACAATGTCCATTATCGATAACCAATTTTTATACGGAACAGGAGGGGGAATAGTATGGGACTCGGATCCGGCATCAGAATATGGGGAAGCCCTGCTCAAGGCAAGCTTTCTGGAGCAATACCGCCTGGATTAG
- a CDS encoding aminotransferase class IV — MGLGSGIRIWGSPAQGKLSGAIPPGLALIESLLWEPHKGAYLKELHAERLISSAEQLGFDFDREEILQKIISIVDNIQASRPQKLRIVMSQNGEINTETIDAQSTAPTVPVKLFLSNRPIPQAEWWLYFKTTHRPFYEHQKRIQQKEHLLFYTKDGFVTETDFANIIVEKEDGTLVSPPVETGLLPGTMRQHLLETGIIREEAIKLKELKGKRLFICNSVRKILPAELTV, encoded by the coding sequence ATGGGACTCGGATCCGGCATCAGAATATGGGGAAGCCCTGCTCAAGGCAAGCTTTCTGGAGCAATACCGCCTGGATTAGCTCTCATAGAAAGCCTTCTGTGGGAACCTCACAAAGGCGCTTATCTTAAAGAGCTACACGCAGAGCGGCTTATTTCAAGTGCAGAGCAACTTGGCTTTGACTTTGACAGAGAAGAGATTCTGCAAAAGATAATAAGCATAGTAGACAACATACAGGCCAGCCGTCCGCAAAAACTAAGAATTGTTATGAGCCAAAACGGAGAAATAAACACAGAAACCATCGATGCTCAATCAACAGCACCGACAGTACCGGTAAAACTGTTTCTCAGCAACAGACCTATCCCACAAGCCGAGTGGTGGCTGTACTTTAAAACCACTCATAGGCCATTTTACGAGCATCAGAAACGCATCCAGCAAAAAGAGCACCTTTTGTTTTACACCAAGGACGGATTTGTAACGGAGACAGACTTTGCAAACATCATAGTAGAAAAAGAAGACGGCACTCTAGTAAGTCCACCGGTAGAAACCGGACTTTTGCCAGGAACAATGCGCCAACATCTTCTGGAAACAGGCATCATCAGAGAAGAGGCCATAAAGCTCAAAGAGCTCAAAGGCAAACGCCTCTTTATATGCAACAGCGTAAGAAAGATTCTTCCTGCAGAGCTTACAGTATAA
- a CDS encoding SLAC1 anion channel family protein, whose product MNKTEKLKQLPVSLFSIIMGLGGFTIVLQRLNQSGILKLNIGLYLLWFTALIFSLISLIYLAKLIKYPRVVQQEFANPIAINFFPSFSIAILLLALGFATVNQEISKILAIIGIVLHFLFTVRIISVWMFHDKFEIVHMNPAWFIPPVGNIIIPLLGSSYLPTQLLWFFFSVGIFFWFILLVIFFNRIIFHHPLPDKLLPTKFILIAPPAVGFIAFAELTGTLNPFSYILYYFSLFWAIILFSSIRSFLTIKFELSWWAYSFPLAAISLASLLMTKMTGVLFFKYLTLVFAVILSVLIVYLVVRTTIAIVKKKI is encoded by the coding sequence ATGAATAAAACAGAAAAGCTAAAACAGCTACCTGTATCCCTTTTTTCCATTATCATGGGGCTTGGAGGGTTTACAATTGTGCTGCAAAGGCTTAATCAGAGCGGTATATTAAAGCTAAATATTGGATTGTATCTATTATGGTTTACTGCTTTGATTTTTTCACTTATCTCTCTTATCTATCTTGCAAAACTGATAAAATATCCCAGAGTCGTGCAACAGGAGTTTGCCAATCCTATTGCGATAAACTTTTTTCCTTCTTTCTCAATAGCTATTCTGCTGCTGGCACTTGGTTTTGCTACAGTTAATCAGGAGATTTCAAAAATTCTGGCAATAATAGGCATTGTTCTCCATTTTTTATTTACGGTAAGGATTATTTCTGTATGGATGTTTCATGATAAGTTTGAGATTGTCCATATGAATCCTGCCTGGTTTATCCCCCCTGTAGGGAATATAATAATCCCCCTGCTGGGTAGTTCTTACCTTCCCACCCAATTGCTATGGTTTTTCTTTTCTGTCGGTATCTTCTTCTGGTTTATACTGCTGGTTATATTCTTTAACAGGATAATTTTTCATCATCCACTGCCTGACAAGCTTCTTCCCACTAAGTTTATCCTGATTGCTCCGCCTGCCGTGGGCTTTATAGCTTTTGCAGAACTAACAGGAACTTTGAACCCTTTTTCCTATATTCTTTATTATTTTTCTCTCTTCTGGGCAATTATTCTTTTTAGCAGTATCAGGTCTTTTCTGACTATAAAGTTTGAGCTGTCATGGTGGGCTTATTCTTTTCCTCTCGCAGCCATATCACTTGCTAGTCTGCTTATGACAAAGATGACCGGGGTTTTGTTTTTTAAATACTTGACGCTTGTATTTGCTGTAATACTAAGTGTTCTCATAGTGTATTTGGTTGTAAGAACAACAATAGCAATTGTAAAAAAGAAGATATAA
- a CDS encoding methyl-accepting chemotaxis protein, with translation MFDSFLDRAYGDASIIEKEKAKSLFFLDLFLGIGFLIIAAVRFIGGAVLMGLAEIVVAALFFVFLFMLYHGRFKAVSSGNMSVVGIAAAILFLLRDISCPSDVYVQSTYLIPFLVVLPMLAYAFWQVYVVISYVVLVQTLEFFLRVRPALIALGQPDGLSEYLISLILMIFTGVFAAQIFKVQLDALHNIQKRAEDSERQYQSLHAVIDEASSALDIGRHLLSNAEQNAGIAQKLSDRIDTISRSVADFSAYTAHAGKAEELVRASRNQVFDSMQKQTEAVSETSSTVEQLKAQVEAISVSARSRQDDVNELIKVSREGAERFGSAIEYFHKIHTNSANILDIVGVIEGIAESTNLLAMNAAIEAAHAGDAGRGFAVVADEIRKLAEESNINAQIIRKTLHESNQLISESVTSSEEMQKLFSLILEKVEKVRVALLEILEGMAESLNGYQLIEHAVENLSAINREVNSAIEKMDGDLSESANSLKKIEESVKLLVEEVEGLSALEQDIRTSSSELKSRGEENARTFASLKEKLDRLDRRTPAKEHA, from the coding sequence GTGTTTGATTCTTTTTTAGACAGGGCTTATGGTGATGCTTCCATAATAGAAAAGGAGAAAGCTAAGTCGCTTTTTTTTCTGGATTTGTTTCTGGGAATCGGGTTTTTGATTATTGCTGCCGTAAGGTTTATAGGTGGTGCGGTTCTTATGGGGCTGGCTGAGATCGTTGTTGCTGCTTTGTTTTTTGTTTTTCTTTTTATGCTGTATCATGGCAGGTTTAAGGCTGTAAGCAGCGGTAATATGAGTGTAGTAGGTATTGCTGCCGCTATCTTGTTTCTTTTGAGGGATATTTCTTGTCCCTCGGATGTTTATGTGCAGTCTACTTATCTTATCCCTTTTTTGGTTGTACTGCCTATGCTTGCTTATGCTTTCTGGCAGGTTTATGTTGTCATTTCTTATGTTGTGCTTGTGCAGACTCTTGAGTTTTTTTTGCGGGTCAGGCCTGCTCTTATAGCTTTGGGGCAGCCGGATGGTTTGAGCGAGTATCTTATATCTCTTATACTTATGATTTTTACGGGGGTTTTTGCTGCTCAGATTTTTAAGGTGCAGCTTGATGCTTTGCATAATATTCAGAAGAGGGCGGAGGATTCTGAGAGGCAGTATCAGAGTCTGCATGCGGTTATAGATGAGGCTTCTTCTGCTCTTGATATAGGAAGGCATCTTCTAAGTAATGCTGAGCAGAATGCTGGTATTGCTCAGAAGCTTTCTGACCGTATAGATACCATAAGTCGTTCTGTAGCGGATTTTTCTGCTTATACTGCTCATGCAGGTAAGGCGGAGGAGCTTGTTAGGGCTTCCCGCAATCAGGTTTTTGACAGTATGCAGAAGCAGACAGAGGCTGTATCGGAGACTTCTTCTACGGTTGAACAGCTCAAGGCTCAGGTGGAGGCAATCAGTGTCTCCGCACGTTCCAGGCAGGATGATGTCAATGAGCTTATCAAGGTTTCCCGTGAGGGAGCTGAGCGCTTTGGCTCTGCTATAGAGTATTTTCATAAGATTCATACCAATTCTGCTAATATACTGGACATAGTCGGCGTTATAGAGGGGATTGCGGAGAGTACCAACCTGCTTGCGATGAATGCGGCAATAGAGGCTGCTCATGCGGGCGATGCCGGCCGCGGCTTTGCGGTTGTTGCTGATGAGATAAGAAAGCTTGCGGAAGAAAGCAACATCAACGCACAGATTATAAGAAAGACTTTGCATGAGAGCAATCAGCTTATATCCGAGTCCGTTACCTCCAGCGAGGAGATGCAGAAGCTTTTTTCTCTCATACTGGAAAAGGTAGAAAAAGTCAGAGTGGCTTTGCTTGAGATACTTGAGGGAATGGCAGAGTCTCTCAATGGCTATCAGCTTATAGAACATGCTGTGGAGAACCTTTCTGCAATCAACAGAGAGGTTAATTCTGCCATAGAAAAGATGGATGGCGATTTATCAGAGAGTGCAAACAGCCTTAAAAAGATAGAAGAATCCGTAAAACTGCTTGTAGAAGAGGTAGAGGGACTTTCTGCACTTGAGCAGGACATACGCACATCCTCGTCCGAGCTTAAATCGCGAGGAGAAGAGAACGCCCGCACCTTTGCAAGCCTCAAAGAAAAACTTGATAGGTTGGACAGACGTACACCTGCCAAAGAGCATGCCTAA
- a CDS encoding GNAT family N-acetyltransferase, which yields MHFKKMTGKNCYLSPINPEDAEKFTTWLNDPEVTRYLKTATHIISLHGEKEFLQNLAKEHVYTIVDIKTDNPIGTVGLAQMDHINRTAEIGIFIGDKNYWGKGYGTEAMSLLLDYAFKTLDLYSIFLRVYEYNERAIRSYKKIGFKQIGTRRKALRRDLKVYDIIYMDILSEDFYHTTQ from the coding sequence ATGCACTTTAAAAAAATGACAGGGAAAAACTGCTATCTCTCACCTATCAATCCGGAAGATGCAGAAAAATTTACAACATGGCTCAATGACCCGGAAGTAACTCGTTATCTCAAGACAGCTACACACATTATTTCTCTACATGGAGAAAAAGAATTTCTGCAAAACCTGGCAAAAGAACACGTCTATACAATAGTAGACATAAAAACGGACAATCCCATAGGCACCGTAGGATTGGCACAAATGGACCACATAAACAGAACAGCGGAGATTGGCATATTTATAGGAGATAAAAACTATTGGGGTAAAGGTTATGGCACAGAAGCAATGAGTCTCCTGCTGGATTACGCCTTTAAAACATTGGACCTATATTCCATATTTCTGAGAGTCTATGAGTATAACGAGAGAGCCATAAGAAGCTATAAAAAGATAGGCTTTAAGCAAATAGGCACAAGAAGGAAAGCCCTGAGACGAGACCTAAAAGTATACGACATAATATACATGGACATATTGTCAGAAGACTTTTATCACACAACACAATAA
- a CDS encoding aldehyde dehydrogenase family protein: MTEKTVSKNPFTGEQIAEFAVTKKEELFSIVDKAREAQKKWEKTPIKQRIKRIKKIKDYLAANADKIAKQISKENGKTPTEALATEVLPASIAVSYYCRTAKRFLKPYRPAGSSLLLFNKKAEIISQPYGVVGIISPWNYPFSIPFSEVIMALLAGNAVILKTASISQLAGNMIKEAVAVAGLEEGIFNLVNLPGRIAGDTFIEAGIDKLFFTGSVETGRYLAKKAGEKLLPICLELGGNDPAIVLEDANLVRAARGIAWAAFQNAGQSCGGVERVYVQKSVYERFLSLITTYLDSLKYSLDGSEDADLSGMCTIAQAKKVEEHIKDAVEKGARIFYKKLLPKEISSHPLALPPLILTEVNHNMQIMREESFGPVIGVMAFESHDEALTLANDSSMGLTASVWTGSKKFARYFAENLEAGVISINDHLMSHGMPELSWGGWKDSGIGWTHGRLGFAEFVRFKNICDDRLGELSCELWWPPYRDGVYRALLSAIKAVYGRGFFARIGAWLRVAKAFIGMLFKR; encoded by the coding sequence ATGACAGAAAAGACAGTATCAAAAAATCCATTTACAGGAGAACAGATAGCAGAGTTTGCTGTAACAAAAAAAGAAGAGCTTTTTTCTATCGTTGACAAGGCAAGGGAGGCACAGAAAAAATGGGAAAAAACTCCGATAAAACAGCGCATAAAAAGGATAAAAAAAATAAAAGACTATCTTGCTGCAAATGCTGATAAGATAGCAAAGCAAATTTCCAAGGAAAACGGCAAGACTCCTACGGAGGCACTTGCAACAGAAGTTCTCCCTGCATCAATAGCGGTCTCATATTACTGCAGAACAGCAAAAAGGTTTTTAAAGCCATACAGGCCGGCGGGTTCAAGCCTTCTGCTTTTTAACAAAAAAGCAGAGATAATATCTCAGCCTTACGGTGTAGTTGGCATAATATCCCCATGGAATTATCCTTTTTCTATCCCCTTTTCTGAGGTCATAATGGCTCTGCTTGCAGGCAATGCAGTAATTTTAAAAACAGCAAGCATATCACAGCTTGCCGGAAATATGATAAAAGAGGCTGTTGCAGTCGCAGGCTTGGAAGAGGGAATTTTTAACCTTGTCAATCTTCCGGGTAGGATAGCAGGAGATACCTTTATAGAAGCTGGCATAGACAAGCTGTTTTTTACCGGCTCTGTAGAGACAGGAAGATATCTTGCAAAAAAAGCAGGAGAAAAACTCTTGCCTATTTGCCTGGAACTGGGAGGAAACGACCCTGCTATTGTTTTGGAGGATGCCAATCTTGTACGTGCTGCGCGTGGTATTGCATGGGCTGCTTTTCAGAATGCGGGGCAGTCTTGCGGAGGCGTAGAGCGGGTATATGTGCAAAAATCCGTGTATGAGAGGTTTTTGTCTCTTATAACAACTTATCTCGATTCATTAAAATACTCTCTTGATGGCTCGGAAGATGCAGATCTCTCTGGTATGTGCACTATTGCTCAGGCAAAAAAGGTAGAAGAGCATATAAAGGATGCTGTAGAAAAGGGTGCCAGAATTTTTTATAAAAAGCTTCTGCCTAAGGAGATATCTTCCCATCCGCTTGCACTTCCCCCCCTTATTCTCACAGAGGTAAATCACAATATGCAAATTATGAGAGAAGAAAGCTTTGGTCCTGTGATAGGTGTTATGGCTTTTGAGAGTCACGATGAGGCACTTACTCTTGCAAACGACTCGTCTATGGGGCTTACTGCTTCCGTATGGACAGGCAGCAAAAAGTTTGCACGATATTTTGCAGAGAATCTTGAGGCTGGTGTTATCAGTATAAATGACCATCTTATGAGCCATGGTATGCCGGAGCTGTCCTGGGGCGGATGGAAGGACTCTGGTATAGGGTGGACACACGGTAGACTAGGTTTTGCGGAGTTTGTCAGGTTTAAGAATATTTGTGATGACAGGCTTGGAGAGCTTTCCTGTGAGTTGTGGTGGCCTCCGTATAGGGATGGGGTATATAGGGCTCTTCTTTCTGCTATAAAAGCGGTATATGGGAGGGGTTTTTTTGCACGTATTGGAGCGTGGCTCAGGGTGGCTAAGGCTTTTATAGGAATGTTGTTTAAAAGATAG
- a CDS encoding endonuclease Q family protein: MQYFADLHIHSRFSRGTSKYLTLSELDLWARLKGIAVVGTGDATHPAWLDELAEQLIPAEEGLYMLNPSFFAIPEDFAGIPWIDSVEPTRFAITAEISTIYSHETDDGKKVRKVHHLCIFSSLEKAKEFSKKLGKRGNITSDGRPIVGLSSRELLALALESDLDILFIPAHIWTPWFSVLGSRSGYNSIEACYGDLTPHIYAVETGLSSDPPMNWLCSFLDPFTLVSNSDAHSAKNIGREANILDTNLSLPAIRQAIKTKKGFLGTIEFFPEEGKYHHDGHRKCGISLTPVGTLKHNGLCPVCGKKLTIGVQNRVAQLADRDSLNPEEHPPYTSLIPLPELISHITGRGVATKTVNHKYITTLAALGAEYNILIKLPLENIEKHDPKLAKAIANLRNRKINSSAGYDGEYGKIIPGGDTTRTHLDFSPVELMKLKKK; encoded by the coding sequence ATGCAGTATTTTGCGGATTTGCACATACATTCTCGTTTTTCCAGAGGAACAAGCAAATATCTCACCCTGTCTGAGCTTGATTTGTGGGCAAGGCTCAAAGGCATAGCTGTAGTAGGCACAGGCGATGCCACTCATCCTGCATGGCTTGATGAGCTTGCAGAGCAGCTTATACCTGCAGAAGAAGGACTCTACATGCTTAATCCATCTTTTTTTGCTATACCGGAAGACTTTGCCGGTATACCGTGGATAGACAGTGTTGAGCCTACACGCTTTGCAATAACAGCGGAGATAAGCACCATCTACAGCCATGAAACCGATGACGGTAAAAAAGTAAGAAAAGTGCATCATCTCTGTATTTTTTCTTCTCTTGAGAAAGCAAAAGAGTTTTCCAAAAAACTTGGCAAACGCGGAAACATCACATCCGACGGACGCCCCATAGTTGGACTTAGCAGCAGAGAACTCCTTGCCCTTGCACTAGAATCAGACCTTGACATACTCTTTATCCCTGCTCACATCTGGACACCATGGTTCTCTGTTCTTGGTTCCCGCTCTGGTTATAATAGCATAGAAGCCTGCTACGGAGATTTGACCCCTCATATCTATGCAGTAGAGACAGGACTCTCCTCCGACCCTCCCATGAACTGGCTGTGTAGCTTTCTTGACCCCTTTACGCTCGTATCCAATTCCGATGCCCACTCTGCAAAAAACATAGGGCGCGAAGCCAACATTCTGGATACCAACTTATCCCTCCCTGCAATACGACAGGCGATAAAAACAAAAAAAGGCTTTCTTGGCACTATAGAATTCTTTCCAGAAGAAGGAAAATATCACCATGACGGCCACAGAAAATGCGGCATATCGCTCACTCCAGTAGGAACCCTCAAGCACAACGGCCTCTGCCCAGTCTGTGGCAAAAAACTTACAATAGGCGTGCAAAACCGCGTTGCGCAGCTTGCAGACAGAGACAGCCTTAACCCCGAGGAACACCCGCCCTATACCTCACTCATCCCTCTGCCTGAGCTCATATCTCACATAACAGGCCGCGGCGTTGCCACAAAAACAGTTAATCATAAATACATCACAACCCTTGCGGCACTTGGAGCCGAGTACAACATCCTGATAAAACTCCCTCTGGAAAACATAGAAAAACACGACCCAAAACTGGCAAAAGCAATAGCAAACCTCAGAAACAGAAAAATAAACTCAAGTGCCGGATATGACGGAGAATACGGTAAGATAATACCCGGAGGAGACACAACCCGCACACACCTGGACTTCTCCCCTGTAGAACTTATGAAACTCAAGAAAAAATAA